A single Candidatus Hinthialibacter antarcticus DNA region contains:
- a CDS encoding YggS family pyridoxal phosphate-dependent enzyme: MTTIQHNLETIRQQMSESCIQAGRDPEDVKLVAVSKLHPAEAVRVAYAAGQLVFGENRVQETAQKIPTLSDLPLVWHFIGHLQTNKIKKVLPLVSMIHTVDSDRLIAALQIEAEKLDRTIDVLLQVNVGGEEQKSGVGDDELETLIRALESAPRLICRGLMTVPPYEEDTEKVRPYFAKLRELGERYKVNLSPPGQRLELSMGMSHDFHVAIEEGATLIRIGTAIFGARNYG; the protein is encoded by the coding sequence ATGACTACGATCCAACACAACCTTGAAACAATCAGGCAGCAGATGTCCGAGTCTTGTATTCAAGCGGGACGAGACCCAGAGGATGTTAAACTTGTAGCCGTCAGCAAGTTGCATCCAGCTGAGGCCGTACGTGTTGCTTATGCTGCTGGTCAACTTGTGTTCGGAGAGAACCGCGTACAAGAAACCGCGCAAAAAATCCCGACGCTCAGCGATCTGCCGCTTGTATGGCACTTCATCGGGCATTTGCAAACAAACAAGATTAAGAAAGTCTTGCCGCTGGTTTCGATGATTCACACCGTCGATAGTGACCGCTTGATCGCGGCGCTTCAAATTGAGGCGGAAAAACTTGACCGGACGATTGACGTTCTTCTACAGGTGAATGTTGGCGGCGAAGAACAAAAATCCGGCGTTGGCGATGACGAATTAGAGACGCTCATACGCGCCTTAGAAAGCGCTCCGCGTTTAATATGCCGAGGGCTGATGACCGTCCCGCCTTATGAAGAAGACACGGAAAAAGTGCGTCCCTATTTCGCAAAGTTAAGAGAACTGGGTGAGAGATACAAAGTCAATTTGTCTCCGCCAGGGCAGCGCCTTGAACTCTCAATGGGCATGAGCCACGATTTTCACGTTGCGATTGAGGAAGGCGCCACGTTAATTCGAATAGGCACGGCAATCTTCGGCGCCCGCAACTATGGGTAA